The proteins below are encoded in one region of Pseudonocardia sp. DSM 110487:
- a CDS encoding NADPH-dependent F420 reductase: MTTVGFIGSGHIGSTIARLAIAAGHQVVLSNSRGPETLADTAAGLGPRASAATSGEAAAAGDIVVVTVPVKSFPNLPAAPLAGKTVIDTCNYGPERDGHIPELDSKSLTSSELLLRYLPDAMVVKAFNNIFFKHLLSLARPAGAADRSYLPIAGDSAPAKAAVTEFIESIGYSAVDVGPLADSWRQATGTPVWGTPYGPASNEKGQPVGLDAIRVALATATR; encoded by the coding sequence ATGACGACTGTGGGATTCATCGGAAGCGGACACATCGGCAGCACCATCGCGCGACTCGCCATCGCGGCAGGCCACCAGGTCGTGCTCAGCAACTCGCGCGGTCCCGAGACGCTCGCGGACACGGCCGCAGGACTGGGGCCGCGGGCGTCCGCGGCGACGAGCGGGGAGGCCGCGGCGGCCGGTGACATCGTCGTGGTCACGGTGCCTGTCAAGTCCTTCCCCAACTTGCCCGCCGCGCCACTGGCCGGGAAGACGGTCATCGACACGTGCAACTACGGCCCCGAGCGTGACGGGCACATTCCCGAGCTCGACAGCAAGTCGCTCACCTCGAGCGAGCTGCTGCTGCGGTACCTCCCGGACGCCATGGTCGTGAAAGCGTTCAACAACATCTTCTTCAAGCACCTGCTGTCACTCGCCCGCCCCGCGGGAGCGGCCGACCGCTCGTACCTGCCGATCGCCGGGGACTCCGCGCCGGCGAAGGCGGCGGTGACCGAATTCATCGAATCCATCGGGTACAGCGCGGTGGACGTGGGACCGCTGGCCGATAGCTGGCGGCAGGCGACGGGCACGCCGGTGTGGGGAACCCCGTACGGGCCCGCCTCGAACGAGAAGGGCCAGCCGGTCGGCCTGGACGCCATCCGCGTGGCACTGGCCACCGCAACGCGGTAA
- a CDS encoding transposase: protein MARARPYRGYASALRTSLPDAVRVLEAFHVVRLGFAAVDDVRRRIQHDQLRHRADR, encoded by the coding sequence TTGGCGCGGGCGCGGCCGTACCGTGGCTACGCCTCGGCGCTGCGCACCAGCCTGCCCGACGCGGTCCGGGTACTGGAGGCGTTCCATGTCGTGCGGCTCGGGTTCGCAGCCGTCGACGACGTTCGCCGCCGCATCCAGCACGACCAGCTCAGGCACCGCGCTGATCGATAG
- a CDS encoding 2-keto-4-pentenoate hydratase, whose protein sequence is MNTVPERARALYDARRTRTPIPPFTDAEPDLGMADGYAIQQELVRLLLADGDRIVGHKVGLTAAPMQKALGIDTPDYGPVLASTVYRTGDAIPLEAFISPKVEAEIVFVLGERLEGPGVTVTEARAAIAGAVAGMEIIDSRIADWRIKLADTVADLASNGAMATSSRIVPSTISTPG, encoded by the coding sequence ATGAACACCGTGCCCGAGAGGGCGCGCGCCCTCTACGACGCCCGCCGCACCCGCACCCCCATCCCGCCGTTCACCGACGCCGAGCCGGACCTCGGCATGGCCGACGGTTACGCGATCCAGCAGGAGCTCGTGCGGCTCCTGCTGGCCGACGGCGACCGGATCGTCGGGCACAAGGTCGGGCTCACCGCCGCGCCCATGCAGAAGGCACTGGGCATCGACACGCCCGACTACGGCCCGGTGCTGGCCTCCACCGTCTACCGCACCGGTGACGCGATCCCGCTGGAGGCGTTCATCTCGCCGAAGGTCGAGGCCGAGATCGTCTTCGTCCTCGGCGAGCGCCTCGAGGGCCCCGGGGTCACCGTCACCGAGGCACGCGCCGCGATCGCCGGCGCGGTCGCCGGCATGGAGATCATCGACTCCCGGATCGCCGACTGGCGGATCAAGCTCGCTGACACCGTCGCCGACCTCGCCTCCAACGGCGCCATGGCCACCTCGAGCCGGATCGTCCCCTCGACGATCTCGACCCCCGGCTGA
- a CDS encoding fumarylacetoacetate hydrolase family protein: MTLTRNGELVDTGAGAAALGDPVAVVAWLANTLGEHGVALEPGHLILTGALHAAVPMTPGDVFRAEFDRLGPVTVRVA; the protein is encoded by the coding sequence ATGACTCTGACCCGCAACGGCGAGCTGGTCGACACCGGGGCCGGAGCCGCCGCGCTCGGCGACCCGGTCGCCGTCGTCGCCTGGCTGGCCAACACCCTGGGCGAGCACGGCGTGGCCCTGGAGCCGGGGCACCTGATCCTGACCGGCGCGCTGCACGCCGCCGTTCCGATGACCCCGGGCGACGTGTTCCGGGCCGAGTTCGACCGGCTCGGGCCGGTCACGGTGAGGGTCGCATGA
- a CDS encoding 2-keto-4-pentenoate hydratase: MSRNVPVNVSELAGRLSKAVADRIAITKLTDDFPGLDILTGYRVQGELRAAAGVLAGWKLGVTSRAKQAQVGVSSPIYGFLPAAGAVDLGEPLDTSVLIQPRCEPEIVFILGRDLEGAHVTAADVLAASSGVAVGIEVLDSRFVDYDFTMADVVADNTSASRFVVGAPVAPTGIDLRLVGVVLEKNGEVVATASGAASLGHPAAAVAWLVRQLSADGEGLAAGQIVLSGGLTAAVPVGPGDVVTASIDRLGAIELAGR, encoded by the coding sequence ATGAGCAGGAACGTCCCGGTGAACGTCTCCGAGCTGGCCGGCCGGCTGAGCAAGGCCGTCGCCGACCGCATCGCCATCACCAAGCTGACCGACGATTTCCCCGGGCTCGACATTCTCACCGGCTACCGGGTGCAGGGCGAGCTGCGCGCCGCCGCCGGGGTTCTCGCCGGTTGGAAGCTCGGCGTCACCTCGCGCGCCAAGCAGGCCCAGGTCGGGGTGTCCAGCCCGATCTACGGCTTCCTGCCCGCCGCGGGCGCGGTGGACCTGGGCGAGCCGCTCGACACGTCGGTGCTCATTCAGCCGCGCTGCGAGCCGGAGATCGTGTTCATCCTCGGTCGCGACCTGGAGGGCGCGCACGTCACCGCGGCCGACGTGCTCGCGGCGTCCTCCGGGGTCGCCGTCGGGATCGAGGTCCTCGACTCCCGGTTCGTCGACTACGACTTCACCATGGCCGACGTGGTCGCCGACAACACCTCGGCGAGCCGGTTCGTCGTCGGCGCCCCCGTCGCGCCCACCGGAATCGACCTGCGCCTGGTCGGGGTCGTGCTGGAGAAGAACGGCGAGGTGGTCGCCACCGCCTCCGGCGCCGCGTCGCTGGGCCACCCCGCGGCCGCGGTCGCCTGGCTGGTGCGGCAGCTCTCCGCCGACGGCGAGGGGCTCGCCGCCGGGCAGATCGTGCTGTCGGGCGGGCTCACCGCCGCGGTCCCGGTCGGCCCCGGTGACGTCGTTACCGCGTCGATCGACCGGCTGGGCGCGATCGAGCTCGCCGGCCGCTGA